In Arachis hypogaea cultivar Tifrunner chromosome 17, arahy.Tifrunner.gnm2.J5K5, whole genome shotgun sequence, a single window of DNA contains:
- the LOC112762537 gene encoding oligopeptide transporter 1: protein MDEVVVHNEPQEKHHSKVSVDGDMIDEVDDNPIEQVRLTVPITDDPNQPALTFRTWVLGILSCVVLSFVNQFFSYRDNPLSVGSMSAQIVAFPLGKFMAATLPTKLIHIPMTNWHFTLNPGPFTLKEHALITIFASSGASGVYAIGIINIVKAFYHRSIHPLAAFMLAISTQMLGYGWAGVFRRYLVESPYMWWPSNLVQVSLFRAFHEKEKRPKGGLTRLQFFLMIFAASFAYYAIPGYLFQAISTISIVCLIFKNSILAHQIGSGVSGLGIGSFALDWNTVAGFLGSPLANPAFAIINMLVGFVLLIYIVLPLSYWNNVFDAKRFPLISSHTFDFSGQKYNVTRILNVKTFDIDMESYQNYSKLYLSVTFALVYGLNFAILTSSISHVILFHGKTIYGMWKKAKKSLGEEDVHTRIMKKNYEKVPQWWFVTILVLMTIMSLITCEGFGKQLQLPWWGVLMSLGIALVFTLPIGVIQATTNNQLGPNVITELIIGYLYPGKPLANVTFKTYGYISMTQALSFLGDFKLGHYMKIPPKSMFIVQLASTIVASVVSFGTAWWLLTSIDHICDVSRLPAGSPWTCPNDDVFYNASIIWGVVGPARMFTKKGIYATMNWFFLIGFLAPVPVWLLSRKFPQHKWIKLIHVPLIISGANNIPPAGSVNVIMWGIVGLFFNGYVYTKFKKWWARHTYILSAALDAGVAFMGVVLYFTLQSYGVYGPQWWGLDSDHDICPLASCPTAPGVVAKGCPVLS, encoded by the exons ATGGATGAGGTTGTCGTCCATAATGAGCCTCAAGAGAAGCATCATTCCAAGGTTTCTGTAGATG GTGACATGATTGATGAGGTTGATGACAATCCCATTGAACAAGTGAGGTTAACAGTGCCAATCACTgatgatccaaatcaaccagcactAACATTCAGAACATGGGTTCTTGGGATCTTGTCATGTGTTGTTCTTTCATTTGTGAATCAATTTTTCAGCTACAGAGACAACCCTCTTTCTGTTGGATCTAtgtctgctcaaattgttgcatTCCCACTTGGCAAATTCATGGCTGCAACACTTCCCACAAAACTTATTCACATTCCCATGACAAATTGGCATTTCACATTGAATCCAGGCCCATTCACTTTGAAAGAACATGCCCTTATTACAATCTTTGCTAGTTCTGGAGCAAGTGGTGTTTATGCAATTGGCATAATCAACATTGTCAAGGCTTTCTATCATAGAAGCATTCATCCATTGGCTGCTTTTATGTTAGCAATTTCAACCCAG ATGCTTGGTTATGGATGGGCTGGGGTTTTTAGAAGATACCTTGTTGAATCTCCCTATATGTGGTGGCCTTCAAACCTTGTACAAGTGTCTCTATTCAG GGCATTCCATGAGAAAGAGAAAAGGCCAAAAGGAGGATTAACAAGGCTGCAATTCTTCTTGATGATATTTGCAGCAAGCTTTGCTTATTATGCAATTCCGGGTTACTTATTCCAAGCAATATCAACTATTTCTATAGTATGCTTAATATTTAAGAACTCCATTTTAGCACATCAAATAGGATCAGGTGTGTCAGGACTTGGAATTGGTTCATTTGCACTTGATTGGAACACAGTTGCTGGATTCCTAGGTAGCCCTCTGGCTAACCCTGCCTTTGCAATCATAAACATGTTGGTTGGATTTGTTCTCCTCATCTACATTGTTCTTCCTCTGTCATATTGGAACAATGTTTTTGATGCTAAGAGGTTCCCTCTTATTAGCTCTCACACGTTTGACTTTTCTGGTCAAAAATACAATGTCACAAGGATTCTGAATGTTAAGACTTTTGACATTGACATGGAGAGTTATCAGAATTATAGTAAGCTCTATCTTAGTGTTACCTTTGCACTTGTCTATGGATTGAACTTTGCCATTTTGACTTCCAGTATTTCACATGTCATTCTTTTCCATGGAAA AACGATATATGGGATGTGGAAGAAGGCGAAAAAATCACTGGGAGAAGAAGATGTGCACACAAGAATCATGAAGAAGAACTATGAGAAAGTTCCTCAATGGTGGTTTGTCACCATTTTGGTTCTAATGACCATAATGTCCTTAATAACTTGTGAAGGTTTTGGCAAGCAACTCCAACTTCCATGGTGGGGAGTTTTAATGTCTCTAGGAATTGCATTGGTCTTCACTTTGCCAATTGGAGTCATTCAAGCAACAACAAACAAC CAACTTGGACCGAATGTGATCACAGAGTTAATAATTGGGTATCTATACCCGGGAAAGCCTCTTGCAAATGTAACCTTCAAGACCTATGGATACATTAGCATGACACAGGCACTTAGCTTTCTTGGTGACTTTAAGTTAGGCCACTACATGAAGATTCCTCCAAAATCTATGTTCATCGTTCAG TTGGCAAGCACAATAGTGGCTTCAGTTGTGAGTTTTGGCACCGCATGGTGGCTTTTGACATCCATTGATCATATTTGCGACGTATCACGCTTGCCGGCCGGTAGTCCATGGACATGCCCGAACGACGACGTATTCTACAACGCCTCAATCATATGGGGCGTTGTAGGGCCAGCAAGAATGTTCACCAAGAAAGGAATCTATGCCACCATGAACTGGTTCTTCCTCATCGGATTTTTAGCACCGGTTCCAGTTTGGCTACTTTCTAGAAAGTTCCCTCAGCACAAGTGGATTAAACTCATCCACGTACCGCTCATCATTTCAGGCGCCAACAACATCCCGCCGGCGGGATCGGTGAACGTCATTATGTGGGGAATTGTTGGGTTATTTTTCAACGGGTATGTTTACACCAAGTTTAAGAAATGGTGGGCTCGCCATACTTATATTCTCTCCGCCGCCTTGGATGCCGGTGTTGCTTTCATGGGTGTGGTGTTGTATTTCACACTCCAAAGCTATGGTGTTTATGGTCCACAATGGTGGGGCTTGGATTCTGACCATGACATATGCCCTTTAGCATCATGCCCTACAGCCCCAGGTGTAGTTGCCAAGGGATGCCCCGTTCTTAGTTga
- the LOC112765812 gene encoding oligopeptide transporter 1, translating to MAEVVHNGLQVEKHQSKVSSVDGDIINEVNDTPIEQVKLTVPINDDPNQPSLTFRTWVLGTMSCVVLSFVNQFFSYRTNPLFVSSMSAQIVAFPLGKFMAATLPKKPIQIPMTKLHFTLNPGPFTLKEHTLITIFASAGSSGVYAIGIITIVKAFYHRGIHPLAALMLALSTQMLGYGWAGIFRRFLVDSPYMWWPSNLVQVSLFRAFHEKEKRPKEGLTRLQFFLMVFGTSFAYYLIPGYLFQAISSVSIVCLIFKDSILAHQIGSGMKGLGIGSFGIDWNTVAGFLGSPLAVPAFAITNMLVGFVFFIYVVLPLAYWNNVFDAKRFPLISSHTFDFSGQRYNVTRILNVKTFDIDLESYQNYSKLYVSAVFALLYGLSFASLTATISHVILFNGKTIYQMWRKTTKTLKGEEVEDVHTRIMKKNYEQVPQWWFVSILVLMAVMALITCEGFGKQLQLPWWGVLMSLGIALVFTLPIGVIQATTNTQIGLNVITELIIGYIYPGKPLANVTFKTYGYISMSQALAFLGDFKLGHYMKIPPKSMFIVQLASTIVASIVCFSTGWWLLTTVDHICDESLLPAGSPWTCPGDDVFYNASIIWGVVGPGRMFTREGIYPELNWFFLVGLLAPVPVWLLSRKFPEHKWIELINMPLIIQGASGIPPARTVNYIMWIIVGIFFNVYVYNKFKAWWARHTYILSAALDAGVAFMGVMLYFTLQNYGVYGPKWWGFEADDQCYLAKCPTASGVVAKGCPIL from the exons ATGGCTGAGGTTGTCCATAATGGGCTTCAAGTAGAGAAGCATCAATCCAAGGTTTCTTCTGTAGATG GTGACATAATTAATGAGGTTAATGACACTCCCATTGAACAAGTGAAGTTAACAGTGCCAATCAATGATGATCCAAATCAACCATCACTAACATTCAGAACATGGGTTCTTGGAACCATGTCATGTGTTGTTCTTTCGTTTGTGAATCAATTTTTCAGCTACAGAACCAACCCCCTTTTTGTTTCATCTAtgtctgctcaaattgttgcatTCCCACTTGGCAAATTCATGGCTGCAACACTTCCCAAAAAGCCTATTCAAATTCCCATGACAAAATTGCATTTCACATTGAATCCAGGCCCATTCACTTTGAAAGAACATACCCTTATTACAATCTTTGCTAGTGCTGGATCTAGTGGTGTTTATGCAATTGGCATAATCACCATTGTCAAGGCTTTCTACCATAGAGGCATTCATCCATTGGCTGCTCTTATGTTAGCATTATCAACCCAG ATGCTTGGTTATGGATGGGCTGGGATTTTTAGAAGATTCCTTGTTGATTCCCCCTACATGTGGTGGCCTTCAAACCTTGTACAAGTATCTCTATTCag GGCATTCCATGAGAAAGAGAAAAGGCCAAAAGAAGGATTAACAAGGCTACAATTCTTCTTGATGGTATTTGGAACAAGCTTTGCTTATTATCTAATTCCAGGTTACTTATTCCAAGCAATATCAAGTGTTTCTATAGTATGCTTAATATTTAAGGACTCCATTTTAGCACATCAAATAGGATCAGGCATGAAAGGACTTGGAATTGGTTCATTTGGGATTGATTGGAACACAGTTGCTGGATTCCTAGGTAGTCCTCTGGCTGTCCCTGCCTTTGCAATCACAAACATGTTGGTTGGATTTGTTTTCTTCATCTATGTTGTTCTTCCTCTTGCTTATTGGAACAATGTTTTTGATGCTAAGAGGTTCCCTCTTATTAGCTCTCACACGTTTGACTTTTCTGGTCAAAGATACAATGTCACAAGGATTCTGAATGTTAAGACTTTTGACATTGACTTGGAGAGTTATCAGAATTATAGTAAGCTCTATGTTAGTGCTGTCTTTGCACTTCTCTATGGATTGAGCTTTGCTAGTTTGACTGCCACTATTTCACATGTCATTCTTTTCAATGGAAA AACAATATATCAGATGTGGAGGAAGACAACAAAAACACTGAAAGGAGAAGAAGTTGAAGATGTGCATACAAGAATAATGAAGAAGAACTATGAACAAGTTCCTCAATGGTGGTTTGTCTCCATTTTAGTTCTAATGGCCGTCATGGCCTTAATAACTTGTGAAGGTTTTGGCAAGCAACTCCAACTTCCATGGTGGGGAGTTTTAATGTCTCTAGGAATTGCATTAGTCTTCACTCTGCCAATTGGAGTCATTCAAGCAACAACAAACACA CAAATTGGACTGAATGTGATCACAGAATTAATAATTGGATATATTTACCCGGGAAAGCCTCTTGCAAATGTAACCTTCAAGACATATGGATACATTAGCATGTCACAGGCACTTGCTTTTCTTGGTGACTTCAAGTTAGGTCACTACATGAAGATTCCTCCAAAATCTATGTTCATCGTTCAG TTGGCAAGCACAATAGTGGCTTCAATTGTGTGCTTTAGCACCGGATGGTGGCTTCTAACAACCGTTGATCATATCTGCGACGAATCACTCTTGCCGGCCGGTAGTCCCTGGACATGCCCCGGCGACGACGTGTTCTACAACGCTTCAATCATATGGGGCGTTGTTGGACCAGGAAGAATGTTCACCAGGGAAGGAATCTACCCTGAGTTGAACTGGTTCTTCCTGGTCGGACTTTTAGCTCCGGTTCCGGTTTGGTTACTTTCTAGAAAGTTCCCTGAACACAAGTGGATTGAACTCATCAACATGCCACTCATCATTCAAGGCGCCAGCGGCATCCCGCCGGCGAGAACGGTGAACTACATTATGTGGATAATTGTTGGGATATTTTTCAATGTGTATGTTTATAACAAGTTTAAGGCATGGTGGGCTCGCCATACTTATATTCTCTCCGCCGCCTTGGACGCCGGTGTTGCTTTCATGGGTGTGATGTTGTATTTTACACTCCAAAACTATGGTGTTTATGGTCCAAAATGGTGGGGGTTTGAGGCAGATGACCAATGCTATTTAGCAAAATGCCCCACAGCCTCGGGTGTAGTTGCTAAGGGATGTCCCATTTTATGA